The following coding sequences are from one Streptomyces sp. NBC_01294 window:
- a CDS encoding class II aldolase/adducin family protein: MPDRPASVPLPVPLPASVPAPASVPAPAPAPVPVERLGFEMPPVHDTVEAARAHRKERLAGALRLLGRLGYEDGVAGQITARDPEFEDCYWVNPFGRAFAALTADDLLLVDGDGRVVRGGRRVNQLAFAVHAAVHRRRPEVVAVVRAQAPYGRALAALGELLAPVTQEACAFYEDHALLDEFAGEGDADAARIALALGPYKALILRNRGLLTVGDSVDAAAWWFIAAERAAQVQLIARSAGKPVPIEHRAAVATRERFGSDLAAWVSYQPLADEAARPVASTS; this comes from the coding sequence ATGCCGGATCGGCCCGCATCCGTACCCCTGCCCGTACCCCTGCCCGCATCCGTGCCCGCACCCGCATCCGTACCCGCACCCGCGCCCGCACCCGTGCCCGTGGAGCGGCTCGGCTTCGAGATGCCGCCCGTGCACGACACCGTCGAGGCGGCGCGCGCCCACCGCAAGGAGCGGCTCGCCGGGGCGCTGCGGCTGCTGGGGCGGCTGGGGTACGAGGACGGGGTGGCCGGGCAGATCACCGCGCGGGACCCCGAGTTCGAGGACTGCTACTGGGTGAACCCCTTCGGACGGGCCTTCGCCGCGCTCACCGCCGACGACCTGCTGCTGGTCGACGGGGACGGGCGGGTGGTCCGGGGAGGGCGCCGGGTCAACCAGCTGGCCTTCGCCGTGCACGCGGCGGTCCACCGGCGGCGCCCCGAGGTGGTGGCCGTGGTGCGCGCGCAGGCCCCGTACGGACGCGCGCTCGCGGCCCTCGGCGAACTGCTGGCCCCGGTCACCCAGGAGGCCTGCGCCTTCTACGAGGACCACGCGCTGCTGGACGAGTTCGCCGGGGAGGGGGACGCCGACGCCGCCCGGATCGCGCTCGCGCTCGGCCCGTACAAGGCGCTGATCCTGCGCAACCGGGGGCTGCTGACGGTCGGGGACTCGGTGGACGCCGCGGCCTGGTGGTTCATCGCGGCGGAGCGGGCGGCGCAGGTGCAGCTGATCGCCCGGTCGGCGGGCAAGCCGGTGCCGATCGAGCACCGGGCCGCGGTCGCCACCCGCGAGCGGTTCGGGTCCGATCTGGCCGCCTGGGTGAGCTACCAGCCGCTGGCCGACGAGGCGGCGCGGCCGGTGGCGTCAACATCATGA
- a CDS encoding peptidase — MRKRISLLAACGLVALGLSTTPAHAADPVFTLAGPAGIGLRPHPGQGGEPQKTSVEFRLVNDSGKAFGRQSTFTIDLSPLKGVADVTLAGQQGSACTLTAAAVTCKRPALWAGETTVVDLDVRAAKDVKAGVAADLTVTGTADGATFKSATTKVRVGGPDLVMEPARLKAEQKPGDKQALPVVFANEGTESVHGVVLEVRTTHGIGLVEQYDNCSYSEDASEDRSWNSGWTTVQCLLEGEYEAGAVYGLDGPLTLKAAPHAFLDGLTYAVYASGDQPKTGKLGRPANGKKLTVQKRAPKASASVRSVDLDPWNNVQEFDFATKNTADLVAAPVSLKGKAGETVKADLGFRNKGPAWIAHLRSGEDVARTDIVIPAGARVTKVPAGCKGVNADGSDREQALGAPRYFCSTGDVVGERETFSYPFELKIEKVVTDAKGSVSVGQWTPGGTQGQRWDPNHANDKASFVINAKGGGTTPTPTTSATPTPTASATPTPTATASATAGSGTDARPNGGLASTGTSAGTLAFGGAVLVAAGGALVLAFRRKAAGRA; from the coding sequence ATGAGAAAGCGCATCTCGTTGCTGGCTGCCTGTGGCCTCGTGGCCCTGGGGCTGTCCACCACTCCCGCACACGCAGCGGACCCCGTCTTCACCCTGGCCGGACCGGCCGGGATCGGCCTGCGCCCGCACCCCGGTCAGGGCGGTGAACCGCAGAAGACCTCCGTCGAGTTCCGACTCGTCAACGACTCCGGCAAGGCGTTCGGCCGCCAGAGCACCTTCACGATCGACCTGAGCCCGCTCAAGGGCGTCGCCGACGTCACGCTCGCCGGGCAGCAGGGCTCGGCCTGCACGCTCACCGCCGCGGCGGTGACCTGCAAGCGCCCCGCGCTGTGGGCCGGCGAGACCACCGTCGTGGACCTGGACGTCCGCGCCGCCAAGGACGTCAAGGCCGGCGTGGCCGCCGACCTGACGGTCACCGGCACGGCGGACGGCGCCACCTTCAAGTCCGCCACCACCAAGGTGCGGGTCGGCGGCCCCGACCTGGTGATGGAGCCGGCCCGCCTCAAGGCGGAGCAGAAGCCGGGCGACAAGCAGGCCCTGCCGGTCGTCTTCGCCAACGAGGGCACCGAGTCCGTCCATGGCGTGGTGCTCGAGGTGCGCACCACGCACGGCATCGGCCTGGTGGAGCAGTACGACAACTGCTCCTACTCCGAGGACGCGAGCGAGGACCGGTCGTGGAACAGCGGCTGGACCACGGTGCAGTGCCTGCTGGAGGGCGAGTACGAGGCGGGCGCGGTCTACGGCCTCGACGGCCCGCTGACCCTCAAGGCCGCCCCGCACGCCTTCCTCGACGGGCTGACCTACGCGGTCTACGCGAGCGGCGACCAGCCGAAGACCGGAAAGCTCGGCCGGCCCGCCAACGGCAAGAAGCTGACCGTGCAGAAGCGGGCCCCCAAGGCGTCCGCGTCCGTGCGGTCGGTGGACCTGGATCCCTGGAACAACGTCCAGGAGTTCGACTTCGCGACGAAGAACACCGCGGACCTCGTGGCCGCGCCGGTGTCCCTCAAGGGCAAGGCCGGCGAGACCGTGAAGGCCGACCTCGGCTTCCGCAACAAGGGCCCCGCGTGGATCGCGCACCTGCGCTCCGGTGAGGACGTCGCCCGCACGGACATCGTGATCCCGGCGGGCGCGAGGGTCACGAAGGTGCCGGCCGGCTGCAAGGGCGTCAACGCCGACGGCAGCGACCGCGAGCAGGCCCTGGGAGCGCCGCGCTACTTCTGCTCCACCGGCGACGTCGTGGGGGAGAGGGAGACGTTCTCCTACCCGTTCGAGCTGAAGATCGAGAAGGTCGTGACGGACGCCAAGGGCTCCGTCTCGGTCGGCCAGTGGACCCCGGGCGGCACCCAGGGCCAGCGGTGGGACCCGAACCACGCCAACGACAAGGCGTCCTTCGTGATCAACGCGAAGGGCGGCGGCACCACGCCGACGCCGACCACCTCGGCCACGCCGACCCCGACGGCCTCCGCCACGCCGACCCCGACAGCGACCGCCTCGGCCACGGCCGGCAGCGGCACCGACGCCAGGCCGAACGGCGGCCTCGCCTCCACCGGCACCTCCGCCGGGACGCTCGCGTTCGGCGGCGCGGTGCTGGTCGCCGCAGGCGGCGCCCTGGTCCTGGCCTTCCGCCGCAAGGCGGCCGGGCGCGCGTAA
- a CDS encoding chorismate mutase — MSTITTTPEQLIAGSRTRIDALDDRIIGLIQERMAVSTVIQDARIASGGRRVHLSREMEVLSHWSDALGKPGTALAMTLLELCRGRV; from the coding sequence ATGAGCACGATCACGACCACCCCCGAGCAGCTGATCGCCGGCTCCCGCACGCGCATCGACGCCCTCGACGACCGGATCATCGGCCTGATCCAGGAGCGGATGGCCGTCTCGACGGTCATCCAGGACGCCCGGATCGCCTCCGGCGGCCGCCGGGTGCACCTGTCCCGCGAGATGGAGGTGCTCTCGCACTGGAGCGACGCGCTCGGAAAGCCCGGCACCGCCCTCGCCATGACGCTGCTGGAGCTGTGCCGGGGCCGCGTGTGA
- a CDS encoding GMC family oxidoreductase, translated as MVIGSGFGGSVSALRLTEKGYRVGVLEAGRRFTRESLPKNSWDLRNYLWAPALGLYGIQRIHLLGNVMVLAGAGVGGGSLNYANTLYVPPTAFFEDRQWASITDWRDELAPYYDQAKRMLGVRLNPTMTPSDVHLKAAAEKMGVADSFHMAPVGVFFGDGDDAEAGPRARPGQEVPDPYFGGAGPARKACTECGECMTGCRHGAKNTLNENYLHLAERAGAVIHPMTTVTALRDHPEGGYQVRTVPTDGRRRGRAKVLRARHVVVAAGTYGTQTLLHAMKDRGELPRLSERLGELTRTNSEAIVGAQTDDRRYRGRHGSERRADFTRGVAITSSVHPNADTHIEPVRYGKGSNAMGFMTVLQVPYSRHRVRAWLARTAKHPMQLARSLSNRRWSERTIIGLVMQSLDNSLTTYRKPGGLGKGLLTARQGHGAPNPVQIEEATQAASLLAEEINGFAGSNVGELMGTPLTAHFLGGCPIGASAQEGVVDPYHRLYGHPGISVVDGSAVSANLGVNPSLTITAQAERAMSYWPNKGEADPRPEQGTAYVRLEAVEPARPAVPKEAFGALRLPFLAVPEIPPRQAAAPPVEAKKPEPAG; from the coding sequence ATCGTCATCGGATCGGGCTTCGGAGGGTCGGTCTCGGCCCTCCGTCTCACCGAGAAGGGCTACCGGGTCGGCGTCCTGGAGGCAGGGCGCCGCTTCACCCGCGAGAGCCTGCCGAAGAACAGCTGGGACCTGCGCAACTACCTGTGGGCCCCGGCCCTCGGGCTGTACGGGATCCAGCGCATCCACCTGCTCGGCAACGTGATGGTGCTCGCGGGGGCCGGCGTGGGCGGCGGCTCGCTCAACTACGCCAACACCCTGTACGTCCCGCCCACCGCCTTCTTCGAGGACCGGCAGTGGGCGTCCATCACCGACTGGCGGGACGAACTCGCCCCCTACTACGACCAGGCCAAGCGGATGCTCGGGGTGCGCCTCAACCCGACCATGACCCCCTCCGACGTCCACCTCAAGGCGGCCGCCGAGAAGATGGGCGTGGCGGACTCCTTCCACATGGCCCCGGTCGGCGTCTTCTTCGGTGACGGCGACGACGCCGAGGCAGGCCCCAGGGCCCGGCCCGGCCAGGAGGTCCCCGACCCGTACTTCGGCGGCGCCGGCCCCGCCCGCAAGGCCTGCACCGAATGCGGCGAGTGCATGACCGGCTGCCGGCACGGCGCGAAGAACACCCTGAACGAGAACTACCTGCACCTCGCCGAACGCGCCGGCGCCGTCATCCACCCCATGACCACCGTCACCGCGCTCCGCGACCATCCCGAGGGCGGCTACCAAGTCCGCACCGTCCCCACCGACGGCCGCCGCCGCGGCCGGGCGAAGGTGCTGCGCGCCCGCCACGTGGTCGTCGCGGCCGGTACCTACGGCACCCAGACCCTGCTGCACGCGATGAAGGACCGCGGCGAGCTTCCGCGCCTCTCGGAGCGGCTCGGCGAGCTGACCCGGACCAACTCCGAAGCCATTGTCGGCGCCCAGACCGACGACCGCCGCTACCGCGGACGGCACGGCAGCGAGCGGCGGGCCGACTTCACCCGCGGCGTGGCGATCACCTCCTCCGTGCACCCCAACGCCGACACCCACATCGAGCCCGTCCGCTACGGCAAGGGCTCCAACGCCATGGGGTTCATGACCGTCCTGCAGGTCCCCTACAGCCGGCACCGGGTCCGCGCCTGGCTGGCCAGGACCGCGAAGCACCCGATGCAGCTGGCCCGTTCGCTGTCCAACCGGCGCTGGTCGGAGCGGACCATCATCGGCCTGGTCATGCAGTCGCTGGACAACTCGCTGACCACATACCGCAAGCCCGGCGGGCTCGGGAAGGGCCTGCTCACCGCCCGCCAGGGCCACGGCGCCCCGAACCCGGTCCAGATCGAGGAGGCCACGCAGGCCGCGAGCCTGCTGGCCGAGGAGATCAACGGCTTCGCGGGCAGCAACGTCGGCGAGCTGATGGGGACCCCGCTGACCGCGCACTTCCTGGGCGGCTGCCCGATCGGGGCGTCCGCGCAGGAGGGCGTGGTGGACCCGTACCACCGGCTCTACGGGCACCCGGGTATCTCGGTGGTGGACGGCTCGGCCGTCTCCGCGAACCTCGGGGTCAACCCGTCGCTGACCATCACGGCGCAAGCGGAACGGGCGATGTCGTACTGGCCGAACAAGGGCGAGGCGGACCCGCGGCCCGAGCAGGGGACGGCCTACGTCCGGCTGGAGGCGGTGGAGCCGGCCCGGCCCGCGGTCCCGAAAGAGGCCTTCGGCGCGCTGCGGCTGCCGTTCCTGGCGGTCCCGGAGATTCCGCCGCGCCAGGCCGCGGCCCCGCCCGTCGAGGCGAAGAAGCCGGAACCGGCCGGCTGA
- a CDS encoding protein kinase domain-containing protein, translating to MEQQTGGGAVLAGRYRLVEPIGRGGMGKVWRAHDELLHRTVAVKELTAGLYVAQADRDVMHARTQKEARAAARIQHPAVVTVHDVLEHDDRPWIVMEYIDGPSLAEAAKAAGRIEPREAARIGLHVLGALRAAHAVGVLHRDVKPGNVLLAKDGRVLLTDFGIAAIEGDSSITRTGEIVGSIDYLAPERVTGGSPDPASDLWSLGATLYTAVEARSPFRRTSPISSLQAVVNDEPPALRQAGALGPVITALLRKDPAERPSATEVEQLLLEAMEGREPKAAQAYVPTRAVTSEELAPAQEQPDDAAAPAEVAQTAPLPEPPQPAATATAPVTPADPARGWLKRAAAVALVAALLGGGGVFGVLKYTGDGDGDTEKGGGSDKNASAPDQQDPDQAAPPAGWTRVTDPIGGFTLFVPEGWRRKANGDQIDYTPDDGKHFIRIAADPSPDYKDPYAHLLDLEQQVQKRTDYKKHQLNQNTFQGSTRAALWDFSWTEKVSHPGPRRAREQMYIAPDETEYAIYMSSPVADWDTTQQQFDIVLSGWEPPAKKP from the coding sequence GTGGAACAGCAGACAGGTGGGGGCGCCGTGTTGGCGGGCCGGTACCGGCTCGTCGAGCCGATCGGCCGGGGCGGCATGGGCAAGGTGTGGCGCGCGCATGACGAGCTGCTCCACAGGACCGTCGCCGTCAAGGAACTGACGGCCGGTCTGTACGTCGCCCAGGCCGACCGGGACGTCATGCACGCCCGGACGCAGAAGGAGGCCCGGGCCGCGGCCCGGATCCAGCATCCGGCGGTCGTCACCGTCCACGACGTGCTGGAACACGACGACCGGCCGTGGATCGTCATGGAGTACATCGACGGGCCCTCCCTCGCGGAGGCGGCCAAGGCGGCCGGGCGGATCGAGCCGCGCGAGGCGGCCCGGATCGGCCTGCACGTGCTGGGCGCGCTGCGCGCCGCGCACGCGGTCGGCGTCCTGCACCGGGACGTGAAGCCGGGCAACGTGCTGCTCGCCAAGGACGGCCGGGTGCTGCTCACGGACTTCGGGATCGCTGCGATCGAGGGCGACTCGTCGATCACGCGGACCGGCGAGATCGTCGGCTCGATCGACTACCTGGCTCCGGAGCGGGTCACCGGCGGGTCGCCCGACCCGGCCTCCGACCTGTGGTCGCTCGGCGCCACCCTCTACACGGCGGTGGAGGCCCGCTCGCCGTTCCGCCGTACGTCGCCGATCTCCAGCCTGCAGGCCGTGGTGAACGACGAGCCGCCGGCGCTGCGCCAGGCCGGGGCCCTGGGGCCGGTGATCACAGCCCTGCTGCGCAAGGACCCCGCGGAGCGGCCCTCGGCCACGGAGGTCGAGCAGCTGCTGCTGGAGGCGATGGAGGGCCGGGAACCGAAGGCGGCGCAGGCGTACGTGCCCACGCGCGCGGTGACGTCGGAGGAGCTCGCCCCGGCGCAGGAGCAGCCAGACGATGCGGCCGCGCCGGCGGAGGTCGCACAGACGGCCCCGCTGCCGGAACCTCCGCAACCCGCGGCCACCGCGACCGCTCCGGTCACCCCGGCCGACCCGGCCCGGGGCTGGCTCAAGCGCGCCGCGGCCGTCGCCCTCGTGGCGGCGCTGCTCGGCGGCGGCGGCGTCTTCGGCGTGCTCAAGTACACCGGGGACGGGGACGGGGACACGGAGAAGGGCGGCGGCTCGGACAAGAACGCGAGCGCCCCCGACCAGCAGGATCCGGACCAGGCGGCCCCGCCGGCCGGCTGGACCAGGGTCACCGACCCCATCGGCGGTTTCACCCTGTTCGTCCCGGAGGGCTGGAGACGCAAGGCGAACGGCGACCAGATCGACTACACCCCGGACGACGGGAAGCACTTCATCCGGATCGCCGCCGATCCCAGCCCGGACTACAAGGACCCGTACGCGCACCTGCTGGACCTGGAGCAGCAGGTGCAGAAGCGGACGGACTACAAGAAGCACCAGCTGAACCAGAACACCTTCCAGGGCAGCACCAGGGCCGCCCTCTGGGACTTCAGCTGGACGGAGAAGGTGAGCCACCCCGGTCCGCGCAGGGCCAGGGAGCAGATGTACATCGCCCCGGACGAGACCGAGTACGCGATCTACATGTCGAGCCCGGTCGCCGATTGGGACACCACCCAACAGCAGTTCGACATCGTGCTCAGCGGCTGGGAGCCGCCCGCCAAGAAGCCCTGA
- a CDS encoding TQO small subunit DoxD, producing the protein MTRTDVLDARAPRDAAGLRELASRHALLPLRIFLGVTFVYAGLDKLTDSAFLSASGEGSIGDMMRGVRDTSAVPALVDMSLNSPVGFAVAIAIGEILVGLGALAGLLTRVAAVGGALISLSLWLTVSWAVTPYYYGNDLIYLVAWTPLILAGAPYLSLDSLIRSRLSRRTA; encoded by the coding sequence GTGACCCGAACCGATGTTCTTGACGCCCGTGCCCCTCGCGACGCGGCGGGCCTGCGTGAGCTGGCATCCCGGCACGCGCTGCTGCCCCTGCGGATCTTCCTCGGCGTGACCTTCGTCTACGCCGGCCTGGACAAGCTGACCGACTCCGCCTTCCTCTCCGCCTCCGGCGAGGGCTCCATCGGCGACATGATGCGCGGGGTGCGCGACACGTCGGCCGTGCCCGCCCTGGTCGACATGTCGCTGAACTCGCCCGTCGGCTTCGCCGTCGCCATCGCCATCGGGGAGATCCTGGTCGGCCTCGGGGCCCTGGCCGGTCTGCTGACCCGTGTCGCGGCCGTCGGCGGGGCGCTGATCTCGCTCAGCCTGTGGCTCACGGTGTCGTGGGCGGTGACCCCGTACTACTACGGCAACGACCTGATCTACCTGGTGGCCTGGACCCCGCTGATCCTCGCGGGCGCGCCCTACCTGTCGCTGGACTCGCTGATCCGGTCGCGTCTGTCCCGGCGTACGGCGTAG
- a CDS encoding succinic semialdehyde dehydrogenase codes for MTDSQAPAAPLRTAPQPTNPVAPAPAGARTAADVVTPDLVARLTRGVIGSGRTANHTPFTGDRLAELPEATPEDVAEAFERARAAQPAWAAVPVRKRAAVLLRFHDLVLARQAEVLDLIQLETGKARLHAHEEVQAVAVSARHYGRRAPWYLRPKGHTGAMPTLTKVTELRQPRGVVGQIAPWNYPLELSVGDALPAFVSGNALVMKPDTETALTALWARDLLIEAGLPAEVFQIVLGEGPVVGPEVVRHADYVSFTGSTRTGREVARGAADRLVGVSLELGGKNAMLVLHDADIEKAAAGAVRACFSSAGQLCISIERLYVHASIADAFVARFAARTKAMRLGSSLAYGADMGSLVGERQLETVQRHVDEAVAKGATLVAGGTARPDIGPLFYEPTILDGVEAPMAVCGEETFGPVVSIYRFTDEDQAVAEANATAYGLNSSVWTKDARRGHSVAARLRTGTVNINEGYAPAYGSAQAPMGGMKDSGLGRRHGSEGILKYTEAQTVAHQRLLPMAPSLGMDDEKYAAFMTRSLKVMKALRLR; via the coding sequence ATGACGGACTCGCAGGCCCCCGCCGCCCCCCTCCGGACCGCACCGCAGCCCACCAACCCGGTCGCCCCGGCCCCGGCCGGTGCCCGCACCGCCGCCGACGTGGTCACCCCCGACCTGGTCGCCCGGCTGACCCGCGGAGTGATCGGATCCGGTCGCACCGCCAATCACACCCCCTTCACCGGAGACCGGCTGGCGGAGCTCCCCGAGGCCACCCCGGAGGACGTGGCCGAGGCCTTCGAGCGGGCCCGCGCCGCCCAGCCCGCCTGGGCGGCCGTCCCCGTACGCAAGCGGGCGGCGGTCCTGCTGCGCTTCCACGACCTGGTGCTGGCCCGGCAGGCCGAGGTCCTCGACCTGATCCAGCTGGAGACCGGCAAGGCCCGCCTGCACGCCCACGAGGAGGTCCAGGCGGTCGCCGTCTCGGCCCGCCACTACGGCCGGAGGGCCCCCTGGTACCTGCGCCCCAAGGGCCACACCGGCGCGATGCCCACCCTCACCAAGGTCACCGAGCTGCGCCAGCCGCGCGGGGTCGTCGGCCAGATCGCCCCCTGGAACTACCCGCTGGAGCTCTCCGTCGGCGACGCCCTGCCCGCCTTCGTCTCCGGCAACGCGCTCGTCATGAAGCCCGACACCGAGACCGCGCTGACCGCCCTGTGGGCGCGCGACCTGCTGATCGAGGCCGGCCTGCCCGCCGAGGTCTTCCAGATCGTCCTCGGCGAGGGCCCCGTCGTCGGCCCCGAGGTGGTCCGGCACGCCGACTACGTCTCCTTCACCGGCTCCACCCGTACCGGCCGCGAGGTCGCCCGGGGCGCGGCCGACCGCCTCGTCGGGGTCTCCCTCGAACTCGGCGGCAAGAACGCCATGCTCGTCCTGCACGACGCCGACATCGAGAAGGCCGCCGCAGGCGCCGTCCGCGCCTGCTTCTCCTCCGCCGGCCAGCTCTGCATCTCCATCGAGCGGCTCTACGTCCACGCCTCGATCGCCGACGCGTTCGTGGCCCGCTTCGCCGCCCGTACGAAGGCGATGCGCCTGGGCAGCTCGCTCGCCTACGGCGCCGACATGGGCTCGCTGGTCGGCGAGCGCCAGCTGGAGACCGTACAGCGGCACGTGGACGAGGCCGTCGCCAAGGGCGCCACCCTCGTCGCCGGCGGCACCGCCCGCCCCGACATCGGCCCGCTCTTCTACGAGCCCACCATCCTCGACGGCGTCGAGGCGCCCATGGCGGTGTGCGGCGAGGAGACCTTCGGCCCGGTCGTCTCGATCTACCGCTTCACGGACGAGGACCAGGCGGTCGCCGAGGCCAACGCCACCGCCTACGGCCTGAACTCCAGCGTCTGGACCAAGGACGCCCGCCGCGGCCACTCCGTCGCCGCCCGCCTGCGCACCGGCACCGTCAACATCAACGAGGGATACGCCCCCGCCTACGGCAGCGCCCAGGCGCCCATGGGCGGCATGAAGGACTCCGGCCTCGGCCGCCGCCACGGCTCCGAGGGCATCCTCAAGTACACCGAGGCCCAGACCGTCGCCCACCAGCGGCTGCTCCCGATGGCGCCCTCGCTGGGCATGGACGACGAGAAGTACGCGGCGTTCATGACCCGCAGCCTCAAGGTCATGAAGGCTCTCCGACTGCGCTAA
- the guaA gene encoding glutamine-hydrolyzing GMP synthase, with protein sequence MPEAPSAAHDSAPDTVLVVDFGAQYAQLIARRVREARVYSEIVPSSMPVDEMLAKNPKAIILSGGPSSVYEAGAPQLDRSLFEAGVPVFGMCYGFQLMATTLGGQVDNTGAREYGRTPLDVSKPGSTLFEGTPDNQSVWMSHGDACSAAPEGFTVTASTNVVPVAAFENDEKKLYGVQYHPEVMHSTHGQQILEHFLYRGAGLAPTWTTGNIVEEQVAAIREQVGDKRAICGLSGGVDSAVAAALVQKAIGSQLTCVYVDHGLMRKGETEQVEKDFVAATGVQLKVVDAQERFLNALAGVSDPETKRKIIGREFIRVFEQAQAEIIAEGGADVAFLVQGTLYPDVVESGGGTGTANIKSHHNVGGLPDDIEFELVEPLRQLFKDEVRMVGQELGLPDEIVQRQPFPGPGLGIRIVGEVTKDRLDLLREADAIARHELTAAGLDREIWQCPVVLLADVRSVGVQGDGRTYGHPIVLRPVSSEDAMTADWTRMPYEVLAKISTRITNEVPEVNRVVLDCTSKPPGTIEWE encoded by the coding sequence GTGCCAGAAGCACCCTCCGCCGCCCACGACAGCGCCCCGGACACGGTTCTCGTCGTCGACTTCGGCGCCCAGTACGCCCAGCTCATCGCCCGCCGCGTCCGCGAGGCACGGGTCTACAGCGAGATCGTGCCGAGCTCGATGCCCGTCGACGAGATGCTGGCCAAGAACCCCAAGGCGATCATCCTCTCCGGCGGTCCGTCCTCCGTGTACGAGGCCGGCGCTCCGCAGCTCGACCGTTCCCTGTTCGAGGCCGGCGTCCCCGTCTTCGGCATGTGCTACGGCTTCCAGCTGATGGCGACCACCCTCGGCGGTCAGGTCGACAACACCGGCGCCCGCGAGTACGGCCGCACCCCGCTGGACGTCTCCAAGCCCGGCTCCACCCTCTTCGAGGGCACCCCCGACAACCAGTCGGTGTGGATGTCCCACGGCGACGCCTGCTCCGCGGCACCCGAGGGCTTCACCGTCACCGCGTCGACGAACGTCGTCCCGGTCGCGGCCTTCGAGAACGACGAGAAGAAGCTGTACGGCGTGCAGTACCACCCCGAGGTGATGCACTCCACGCACGGCCAGCAGATCCTGGAGCACTTCCTCTACCGCGGCGCCGGCCTCGCCCCCACCTGGACCACCGGCAACATCGTCGAGGAGCAGGTCGCGGCCATCCGCGAGCAGGTCGGCGACAAGCGCGCCATCTGCGGCCTCTCCGGCGGCGTGGACTCCGCGGTCGCCGCGGCCCTCGTCCAGAAGGCCATCGGCTCGCAGCTGACCTGCGTCTACGTCGACCACGGCCTGATGCGCAAGGGCGAGACCGAGCAGGTCGAGAAGGACTTCGTCGCCGCCACCGGCGTGCAGCTGAAGGTCGTCGACGCGCAGGAGCGCTTCCTGAACGCGCTCGCCGGCGTCTCCGACCCGGAGACCAAGCGGAAGATCATCGGCCGCGAGTTCATCCGCGTCTTCGAGCAGGCCCAGGCCGAGATCATCGCCGAGGGCGGCGCGGACGTGGCCTTCCTGGTGCAGGGCACGCTGTACCCGGACGTCGTCGAGTCCGGCGGCGGCACCGGCACCGCGAACATCAAGTCCCACCACAACGTGGGCGGCCTCCCCGACGACATCGAGTTCGAGCTCGTCGAGCCGCTGCGCCAGCTGTTCAAGGACGAGGTCCGGATGGTCGGCCAGGAGCTCGGCCTGCCCGACGAGATCGTCCAGCGCCAGCCCTTCCCCGGCCCCGGCCTCGGCATCCGCATCGTCGGCGAGGTCACCAAGGACCGCCTGGACCTGCTGCGCGAGGCCGACGCCATCGCCCGCCACGAGCTCACCGCGGCCGGCCTGGACCGCGAGATCTGGCAGTGCCCGGTCGTCCTGCTCGCGGACGTCCGCAGCGTCGGCGTCCAGGGTGACGGCCGCACCTACGGCCACCCGATCGTGCTGCGCCCCGTCTCCTCCGAGGACGCGATGACCGCGGACTGGACGCGCATGCCGTACGAGGTCCTCGCGAAGATCTCGACCCGCATCACCAACGAGGTGCCGGAGGTGAACCGGGTGGTCCTCGACTGCACGAGCAAGCCCCCGGGCACCATCGAGTGGGAGTAG